The following coding sequences lie in one Metallumcola ferriviriculae genomic window:
- a CDS encoding YlmC/YmxH family sporulation protein — MLLSELVGKEIVNIYNGVRLGVVGESDLVIDDHSGEIESIILPSKGNMINFWTEKSQLIIPWHAVKKIGSQVIIVELDDSHGVMHRYSV; from the coding sequence ATGCTTTTAAGTGAATTGGTGGGTAAGGAGATTGTAAACATTTATAATGGTGTCAGGCTGGGGGTAGTAGGTGAATCGGATCTGGTAATAGATGACCACAGTGGCGAAATTGAATCGATCATTCTTCCCAGCAAAGGTAATATGATTAATTTTTGGACAGAAAAATCTCAGCTGATCATTCCCTGGCATGCTGTAAAGAAAATTGGCAGTCAGGTAATCATTGTGGAGTTAGATGACTCTCATGGAGTAATGCATCGCTATTCTGTTTAA
- the mqnE gene encoding aminofutalosine synthase MqnE: MDFLFKENSLHDLLVKVNAGQRLTRQDGIRLMQSNDLLTLGYMANMVREKINGDNAYFIVNRHINHTNICVNLCPLCAFGVEADKPNAYLMDMEEIRRKSLEVKDSGVTEIHLVGGLHPDMPYQYYLDMIKTVRKCLPDVHIQAFTAVEIDYLCQLSEKSVSEVFDDLKEVGLGSMPGGGAEIFAKRVREKICDKKISGERWLNVMKAAHDAGLKSNATMLYGHVETYEERIDHMIQLRELQDQTGGFQSFIPLAFHPAHTRLEQPIKSRTTGFEDLKVLAVSRLMLDNFDHIKAFWIMVGAKLAQISLSFGVDDIDGTVVEEKITQAAGGEAGQALTKKELVNMIKAAGRRPVERDTLYNVVRESF; encoded by the coding sequence ATGGATTTTTTATTTAAGGAAAACAGTCTTCATGATTTATTGGTTAAAGTAAATGCCGGACAACGCTTAACCAGGCAGGACGGTATCCGTTTAATGCAAAGTAATGATTTGTTAACTTTAGGCTATATGGCCAACATGGTGAGAGAAAAAATTAATGGCGATAATGCTTACTTTATTGTTAACCGACATATCAATCATACCAATATATGCGTCAATTTATGTCCGCTTTGTGCGTTCGGTGTTGAAGCGGATAAGCCGAATGCATATCTTATGGATATGGAAGAAATCCGAAGAAAATCTTTGGAAGTCAAAGACTCCGGGGTAACTGAAATCCATTTGGTTGGCGGGCTTCACCCCGACATGCCTTATCAATATTATTTGGATATGATAAAAACTGTGCGAAAGTGTTTACCTGACGTTCATATTCAGGCGTTTACAGCAGTGGAAATAGATTATCTCTGCCAACTGTCCGAGAAATCAGTGTCGGAAGTTTTTGACGATTTAAAAGAAGTTGGTTTGGGTTCGATGCCAGGTGGCGGAGCCGAAATATTTGCTAAAAGGGTCCGAGAAAAAATTTGCGACAAGAAAATCAGCGGCGAACGGTGGCTGAATGTGATGAAGGCCGCACATGATGCAGGCTTAAAATCTAACGCAACAATGCTTTATGGACATGTTGAAACATACGAGGAACGTATTGACCATATGATTCAGCTGCGAGAATTACAGGATCAAACCGGTGGCTTTCAATCATTTATTCCGCTTGCTTTTCATCCCGCACATACTCGGTTAGAACAGCCTATCAAAAGTAGAACTACTGGATTTGAAGACTTAAAAGTTCTTGCTGTCTCGCGTCTAATGTTGGACAACTTTGACCATATAAAAGCATTTTGGATCATGGTTGGTGCAAAACTGGCACAGATATCTCTATCTTTTGGTGTGGATGACATCGATGGTACAGTCGTCGAAGAAAAGATTACCCAGGCAGCCGGAGGAGAAGCAGGACAGGCCCTTACTAAAAAAGAACTGGTAAATATGATAAAAGCTGCTGGGAGACGGCCTGTTGAGCGCGATACCCTTTATAATGTAGTCAGGGAGAGTTTCTAA
- a CDS encoding menaquinone biosynthetic enzyme MqnA/MqnD family protein, which translates to MDARIRLGRINYLNCLPVYYGIEKGIVPINVDLFHGPPTKLNKMFIDGKLDITPISSIEYARNSEKSLILPNMSISADGRVTSILLISKLPAEKLDGKTLTMTKSSATSVVLLKILLAKYWRVKPRLLTREPDLSSMLTQGDAALLIGDDALRESRNVKEFYVYDLGEVWKNYTGLPMVFALWVIRNSYSADPQGLANVAGAFLKSKAWGVENMETLINEAEQTHHLPRDLISEHFAHIKHQLNDYYQTALLRYYKEAADIDLLKHVPELKIWGDNLVG; encoded by the coding sequence ATGGATGCAAGAATTCGGCTGGGAAGAATAAATTACCTCAACTGTCTTCCTGTTTATTACGGGATTGAAAAAGGAATAGTGCCAATTAATGTCGATTTATTCCACGGACCGCCGACAAAATTGAACAAAATGTTTATTGACGGCAAGTTAGATATTACTCCTATATCATCTATTGAATATGCGCGTAACTCCGAAAAAAGCCTAATTCTTCCCAATATGTCTATCAGTGCTGACGGGCGGGTGACGAGTATCTTACTTATCAGTAAGTTACCAGCGGAAAAGTTAGACGGAAAGACTCTTACTATGACGAAATCTTCAGCTACTTCGGTGGTATTATTAAAAATTCTTTTGGCAAAATATTGGCGCGTGAAGCCTCGGTTGTTAACACGAGAACCTGATTTATCGTCAATGCTTACCCAGGGGGATGCAGCATTATTAATAGGAGATGATGCTTTAAGAGAATCTCGGAATGTAAAGGAATTTTACGTTTATGATTTGGGTGAGGTCTGGAAAAATTATACCGGTCTGCCAATGGTTTTTGCTTTATGGGTAATACGTAATTCTTATAGTGCTGACCCTCAGGGTTTGGCAAATGTTGCGGGTGCCTTCTTAAAGTCTAAAGCTTGGGGCGTAGAAAACATGGAGACACTAATTAATGAAGCTGAGCAAACTCATCATTTACCCAGAGACTTAATTTCGGAGCATTTTGCACATATAAAACACCAATTGAATGATTACTACCAAACAGCATTGCTGCGCTATTATAAAGAGGCTGCAGATATTGATTTGTTAAAGCATGTACCCGAACTAAAAATTTGGGGTGATAATCTTGTCGGTTGA
- the mqnC gene encoding cyclic dehypoxanthinyl futalosine synthase, with product MLSVEAIFKKAVSGERVSESEAVKLFNKAELLPLGKVALEIRNKIKPEPIVSFVIDRNINYTNICLVGCRFCAFYRGENHNEGYVITEQQLFEKIQETIDHGGTQILMQGGLNPHLKFNDILQMLQNIKNNFDIHIHSFSPPEVVHFSQQAGLTIKETLERLRSAGLDSLPGGGAEILVDRVRKYISPRKISWKQWMNVMDEAHQLGMKTTATMMFGSVETIEERVKHMIHVRDQQDKTGGFTAFIPWSFQPSNTALGGLSATGHDYLKTLAIARIVLDNVPNIQASWVTQGAKMAQVSLFFGANDFGGTMFEENVVRAAGVSHRVPLDEIIHCIKDAGYNAVQRRTDYSFIKAY from the coding sequence ATCTTGTCGGTTGAAGCTATTTTTAAAAAAGCCGTATCGGGTGAGAGGGTTTCTGAGTCTGAGGCTGTGAAATTGTTTAATAAGGCAGAGTTACTACCACTAGGTAAGGTAGCTTTGGAGATAAGAAACAAAATCAAACCGGAGCCCATTGTTTCTTTTGTGATTGATAGAAATATTAACTACACCAACATTTGTTTAGTTGGATGTCGGTTTTGTGCATTTTATCGGGGTGAAAATCATAACGAGGGTTATGTAATTACTGAACAGCAATTATTTGAAAAGATTCAGGAAACCATTGACCATGGAGGAACTCAAATTTTAATGCAGGGCGGTCTCAATCCTCATCTCAAGTTCAATGATATTTTGCAAATGCTTCAGAATATCAAAAACAATTTTGATATACACATTCACTCATTCTCGCCGCCGGAAGTTGTACATTTTTCACAACAAGCTGGGTTAACTATAAAAGAAACTCTAGAAAGATTACGCTCAGCTGGATTAGATTCGCTTCCAGGTGGTGGAGCAGAGATATTGGTGGACCGGGTTAGGAAATATATTAGTCCCAGAAAGATATCATGGAAACAGTGGATGAATGTAATGGATGAAGCTCATCAGTTAGGTATGAAGACAACAGCGACCATGATGTTTGGCAGCGTAGAAACTATAGAAGAAAGAGTAAAGCACATGATTCATGTACGGGACCAGCAGGATAAGACTGGCGGCTTTACCGCGTTTATTCCTTGGAGTTTTCAGCCAAGCAATACCGCATTAGGTGGATTATCTGCCACTGGACATGATTATCTTAAGACGCTGGCTATCGCCAGGATAGTATTGGACAATGTACCGAATATTCAGGCCTCCTGGGTTACTCAGGGAGCTAAAATGGCACAGGTCTCGCTTTTTTTTGGAGCCAACGATTTCGGCGGCACTATGTTTGAAGAAAACGTAGTGCGGGCAGCGGGTGTATCTCATCGGGTGCCTCTGGATGAAATAATTCATTGTATTAAAGATGCGGGATATAATGCTGTGCAGAGACGCACTGATTATAGTTTCATTAAAGCTTACTAA
- the dapB gene encoding 4-hydroxy-tetrahydrodipicolinate reductase translates to MKITKVVLTGANGQMGQAMLKVLDNESDIEVVGAVDVNGGMPLNKVLGNDNPLKVEVSLAEVLANTQPDVLVDFTNARAAVENASEALKRGVRPVIGSTGLNTEQVSLLHSLCEENRCGALVAPNFALGAILMMRFAVECSKYFPDCEIVELHHDKKIDAPSGTAAATARMISESRTAANSPVEHREKTLGVRGGEIFGVPVHSIRLPGLVAHQEVIFGGEGETLTIRHDSLNRSSFGAGLVLAVRKVLNLDRMVIGLENLL, encoded by the coding sequence ATGAAAATTACTAAAGTTGTACTCACTGGGGCTAACGGCCAAATGGGGCAGGCAATGCTAAAGGTATTGGATAATGAATCTGACATCGAGGTTGTGGGCGCAGTGGACGTTAACGGCGGAATGCCTCTTAATAAAGTATTAGGTAATGATAATCCCTTAAAAGTTGAAGTTAGCTTAGCTGAGGTCCTAGCAAATACCCAGCCCGATGTTTTAGTGGATTTCACTAACGCAAGGGCGGCAGTGGAAAATGCATCTGAGGCTCTGAAAAGGGGTGTGCGCCCTGTAATTGGGTCGACTGGTTTAAATACAGAGCAGGTGTCTCTATTACATAGCTTATGCGAAGAAAATCGCTGCGGCGCACTTGTGGCACCAAATTTTGCTTTAGGAGCTATTTTAATGATGCGCTTTGCTGTAGAATGCAGTAAGTATTTTCCTGACTGTGAAATAGTTGAACTTCATCATGATAAAAAAATAGATGCTCCATCGGGTACTGCAGCAGCAACGGCTAGAATGATAAGTGAATCCCGTACTGCAGCCAACTCACCGGTTGAGCATCGTGAGAAAACATTAGGTGTGCGTGGTGGAGAAATATTTGGTGTTCCAGTTCATAGCATCCGGCTGCCCGGCTTAGTTGCTCACCAAGAAGTGATTTTCGGCGGAGAAGGTGAGACGCTGACCATTAGACACGATTCGCTGAACAGAAGTTCGTTTGGCGCGGGCCTAGTGTTAGCGGTAAGGAAAGTTTTAAATCTTGATAGGATGGTGATTGGACTAGAAAATTTATTATAA
- a CDS encoding M16 family metallopeptidase, protein MYRKQELANGVRVVTEEIPSVHSAAVGIWIGCGSRDESEQQLGLSHFLEHMFFKGTKNRTAKQIAEQLDAVGGHLNAFTTKEYTCLYAKVVAEHLGLAIEVLSDMYFNSLFAELDLAKEKKVVLEEIKMYEDSPDELVHDLFSETVWQDHPLGRPILGSAESVSSLGKDQVIEYLYKQYVPENTVLAVAGNIKHHEVVNRLDDVFGQFRRNGGKRLMSPAVFQARSRNFAKDTEQLQICLGVPGLSQDDKDIYALYALNNMLGGGLSSRLFQEIREERGLAYSIYSYHTSYSDTGLFTIYAGTSPENYQELIEVILKEIYSFKNKGVTEVELQRTKDQIKGNLLLGMENVSSRMSRLGKTELSFDRVVTAEEIVKEINTVTRQDIHMVAERLFNRASFSSTTIGQTNNELLWPQLLANSGL, encoded by the coding sequence ATGTATCGAAAGCAGGAACTGGCCAATGGAGTTAGGGTGGTCACTGAGGAGATACCTTCAGTTCACTCGGCAGCTGTAGGCATTTGGATAGGTTGTGGTTCACGGGATGAGAGCGAGCAGCAGTTAGGGTTGTCTCACTTCTTGGAACATATGTTTTTTAAAGGGACCAAAAATAGAACCGCTAAACAAATTGCTGAACAACTAGACGCTGTTGGCGGTCACCTCAATGCATTTACTACCAAAGAGTATACTTGTCTTTATGCAAAGGTAGTAGCCGAACACTTAGGACTTGCTATTGAGGTTCTTAGTGATATGTATTTTAACAGTCTATTTGCTGAGCTGGATTTGGCCAAAGAAAAAAAGGTGGTTTTGGAAGAAATCAAAATGTATGAGGACTCTCCGGACGAATTGGTTCACGACCTTTTTTCGGAAACGGTTTGGCAGGATCATCCTCTAGGAAGACCGATATTAGGCTCAGCAGAATCGGTCTCAAGTTTGGGCAAAGATCAGGTAATTGAGTATTTGTATAAGCAATATGTTCCAGAAAACACGGTTTTAGCGGTGGCCGGAAATATAAAACATCATGAAGTGGTTAATCGGTTAGATGATGTATTTGGACAGTTTAGGCGTAATGGTGGTAAACGCCTAATGAGTCCTGCGGTTTTCCAGGCCCGCAGCAGGAACTTTGCTAAAGACACTGAGCAGTTGCAAATTTGTCTGGGCGTACCTGGTTTATCCCAAGATGATAAGGACATTTACGCTCTTTATGCGCTGAACAATATGTTGGGCGGCGGACTAAGCTCGCGCTTATTTCAGGAAATAAGAGAGGAACGTGGTTTAGCATACTCCATTTATTCTTACCACACCAGTTACAGTGACACAGGTTTATTTACCATATATGCTGGGACAAGTCCGGAGAACTATCAGGAATTAATAGAGGTTATCCTTAAGGAAATCTACTCATTTAAGAATAAGGGTGTAACTGAAGTGGAATTGCAGAGAACCAAGGACCAAATTAAAGGCAACCTACTTTTGGGTATGGAAAATGTTTCCAGTCGCATGAGCCGGCTGGGAAAAACCGAATTGTCTTTTGATAGAGTCGTGACAGCAGAAGAAATTGTAAAAGAGATTAATACGGTTACTAGACAGGATATCCACATGGTAGCAGAACGATTGTTTAATAGGGCGTCATTTTCCTCTACTACTATTGGACAGACCAATAATGAACTATTATGGCCTCAGTTATTAGCGAATTCTGGATTATAG
- the dpsA gene encoding dipicolinate synthase subunit DpsA, with protein MSHILAGKSIVVLGGDRRQLFLMENLVRKGIMVTAVGFSKELLPKGVDFSTEINSVLEHASAIILPMPGIDNHGQIKVAFSEKPLRLTHENLRNIPKNVPVLVGAANEQLKQWSKDYGFKLIEIANDDQLAILNSIPTAEGALALAMNESPITLHGSFVIIFGFGRVGVTLARLSKSMGADTWVAARKPSALARASEMGCGQILMAEMDTILSRADFIFNTVPQLVLGQKAIDYLPPSAVIIDLASAPGGVDFQYAQEVGIKALLVPGLPGKVAPKTAGEMLARVIPRILSETLP; from the coding sequence GTGTCTCACATTCTTGCGGGCAAATCCATCGTAGTATTAGGTGGAGACCGGCGTCAGCTGTTTCTGATGGAGAATTTGGTTCGAAAAGGAATAATGGTTACAGCTGTAGGTTTTTCCAAGGAATTGTTGCCGAAGGGGGTAGACTTTTCAACGGAAATAAACTCTGTCTTGGAACACGCCTCCGCTATCATACTACCGATGCCGGGAATTGATAATCATGGTCAGATCAAAGTAGCCTTCAGCGAGAAACCACTTCGTTTAACTCATGAAAATCTTCGAAACATCCCAAAGAATGTTCCTGTCTTAGTGGGAGCAGCTAACGAGCAGCTAAAACAATGGTCAAAGGATTATGGATTTAAGCTGATTGAAATTGCTAATGATGATCAGTTGGCAATATTAAATTCTATTCCAACTGCTGAAGGTGCCCTAGCATTGGCTATGAACGAATCGCCGATAACTTTGCATGGCAGTTTCGTAATAATATTTGGGTTTGGCAGGGTTGGTGTTACTTTGGCTCGGTTGTCAAAGTCAATGGGAGCAGATACATGGGTAGCGGCGCGAAAACCATCGGCTTTGGCAAGAGCTAGCGAAATGGGTTGCGGCCAAATTCTAATGGCGGAGATGGACACTATTCTTTCTCGGGCAGATTTTATATTTAACACGGTTCCTCAGTTAGTGTTAGGGCAAAAGGCAATAGACTATTTGCCACCTTCCGCCGTAATAATTGATTTAGCCAGTGCTCCTGGTGGCGTCGATTTTCAATATGCCCAGGAGGTAGGAATCAAAGCTCTTCTTGTACCTGGCCTGCCTGGTAAGGTTGCTCCCAAGACTGCTGGTGAAATGCTGGCTCGTGTTATCCCCAGAATTCTTTCCGAAACTCTCCCATAA
- a CDS encoding dipicolinate synthase subunit B, with translation MTLKGKNVGFAFTGSHCTMDKVMPYLKGIVIEGAEVFPIFSTAVCQTDTRFGDAKKWLAQVESITGRTPISTIVEAEPIGPQGFLDVMVIAPCTGNTLAKLTNGITDGAVLMAAKAHLRNKKPLVLAISTNDGLGFNAKNIGIAINTAHIYLVPFGQDNPEEKSNSLVAMMQHLPETIEQALSGKQIQPMLIQYK, from the coding sequence ATGACCTTAAAAGGGAAAAACGTAGGTTTTGCATTTACAGGTTCACACTGTACCATGGATAAAGTTATGCCATATTTGAAAGGCATTGTAATTGAAGGCGCTGAGGTATTTCCAATATTTTCAACAGCGGTTTGTCAAACTGATACCCGTTTTGGTGATGCAAAGAAATGGCTTGCTCAAGTCGAGTCAATCACCGGCAGAACGCCGATTAGTACTATAGTGGAGGCCGAACCCATCGGTCCGCAAGGGTTTTTAGACGTGATGGTAATTGCTCCCTGCACCGGTAATACTTTGGCTAAATTAACCAACGGCATTACTGACGGAGCTGTATTGATGGCTGCCAAAGCGCACTTGAGAAATAAAAAGCCATTGGTTCTGGCAATCTCAACTAATGACGGGTTAGGTTTTAATGCTAAAAATATAGGTATCGCTATCAATACGGCCCATATCTATTTAGTTCCTTTTGGTCAGGATAACCCTGAGGAAAAAAGCAATTCCCTAGTAGCCATGATGCAGCATTTGCCCGAAACTATCGAACAGGCTTTATCAGGGAAACAAATTCAACCTATGCTAATTCAGTATAAATAA
- a CDS encoding aspartate-semialdehyde dehydrogenase — MKQYNVAIVGTGAVGQALMDVLSERRFPIGKLKLLATSRSAGKQVKFNNEILTIEETKPDSFQGVDIALFAGGSASKEFAQDAVKAGAIVIDNSNNFRMDPSVPLVVPEVNPEDVKWHNGIIANPNCSTIQMAVVLKPLHDAAGISRVVVSTYQAVSGAGAEAIEELREQSRDILAGKEANPQVFPHQIAFNVIPHLDVFLENDYTKEEMKMVNETKKILGDDTVAVTATTVRAPVVNGHSEAINVQLKNELLPDDARKLLAKSPGILVIDTPKNNEYPLPVAANGRDEVFVGRIRRDETVEFGLNLWVVADNLRKGAATNAVQIAELLTKGML, encoded by the coding sequence TTGAAACAATACAATGTCGCAATCGTTGGTACAGGTGCTGTCGGCCAGGCATTGATGGATGTCTTATCAGAACGGCGTTTTCCTATTGGTAAACTGAAACTGCTGGCTACCAGTCGTTCTGCTGGTAAGCAAGTGAAATTTAATAATGAAATTCTAACAATTGAGGAAACAAAGCCTGATTCTTTCCAAGGAGTAGATATTGCGCTTTTTGCCGGCGGATCGGCAAGTAAGGAATTTGCTCAGGATGCTGTTAAGGCCGGTGCTATAGTAATAGATAACAGTAATAATTTCCGGATGGACCCTAGCGTTCCGCTGGTAGTGCCGGAAGTTAACCCGGAAGATGTCAAATGGCATAATGGTATCATTGCTAATCCCAATTGTTCCACCATCCAAATGGCGGTCGTTTTGAAGCCTTTACACGACGCGGCCGGAATTAGTAGAGTTGTTGTATCTACCTATCAGGCGGTTTCAGGAGCAGGGGCCGAAGCGATCGAAGAATTGAGGGAACAATCTCGTGATATATTGGCGGGGAAGGAAGCGAATCCCCAGGTGTTTCCGCATCAGATCGCCTTTAATGTAATCCCTCATTTGGATGTGTTTTTAGAGAACGATTATACAAAAGAAGAAATGAAGATGGTGAACGAGACTAAGAAAATTCTTGGAGATGACACTGTTGCTGTTACTGCAACTACAGTCAGAGCCCCGGTGGTAAATGGTCATTCGGAAGCGATTAATGTTCAATTAAAAAATGAACTTCTTCCTGATGATGCCCGGAAATTACTTGCTAAGTCACCGGGAATCTTAGTTATAGATACACCAAAAAACAACGAATACCCGCTGCCTGTAGCTGCTAACGGCAGGGATGAAGTTTTTGTTGGTAGAATTCGGCGGGATGAAACAGTGGAATTTGGTTTAAATTTGTGGGTTGTGGCTGATAATTTGCGTAAAGGCGCGGCTACAAATGCGGTACAAATAGCGGAGCTATTAACTAAAGGGATGTTATGA
- the dut gene encoding dUTP diphosphatase, whose product MSITLPVYRLSHGQGLPLPEYMTADSAGMDIHAACDDKITINPQDIILMPTGIVIMLPHGYEAQVRPRSGLALKKGITLVNSPGTIDADYRGEVKLIMTNLSKTPAVIKRGQRVAQLVVCPITKVKPVEVSSVDCDTKRGNGGFGHTGV is encoded by the coding sequence ATGTCTATTACTCTGCCTGTTTACCGATTGTCGCATGGACAGGGGTTACCGCTGCCGGAGTATATGACCGCTGATTCGGCGGGAATGGATATTCACGCGGCCTGCGACGATAAAATCACTATTAATCCCCAAGATATCATCTTAATGCCCACCGGTATTGTCATTATGCTTCCCCATGGATATGAGGCCCAAGTGCGTCCTCGTAGCGGCTTGGCCCTAAAGAAGGGTATAACCCTTGTTAATTCACCGGGTACCATCGATGCGGACTATCGAGGAGAAGTGAAATTAATTATGACAAACTTAAGTAAAACACCGGCGGTAATTAAAAGGGGCCAGAGAGTGGCCCAGTTAGTAGTTTGCCCCATTACAAAAGTAAAACCGGTGGAAGTATCGTCAGTTGACTGCGACACAAAAAGAGGGAATGGTGGTTTTGGGCATACAGGTGTTTAA